From the genome of Pseudomonas yamanorum, one region includes:
- a CDS encoding ATP-binding cassette domain-containing protein, which yields MSADNAYAVELKGLSFKRGTRSIFNNVDIRIPRGKVTGIMGPSGCGKTTLLRLMGMQLRPSAGEVWVNGQNLPTLSRSDLFDARKHMGVLFQSGALFTDLDVFENVAFPLRVHTQLSDEMIRDIVLLKLQAVGLRGAIDLMPDELSGGMKRRVALARAIALDPQILMYDEPFVGQDPIAMGVLVRLIRLLNDALGITSIVVSHDLAETASIADYLYVVGDGQVLGQGTPEELMNADNPRIRQFMTGDPDGPVPFHFPAADYRSDLLGKR from the coding sequence ATGAGTGCCGATAACGCCTACGCGGTCGAGCTGAAGGGTCTGTCCTTCAAGCGCGGTACGCGCAGCATCTTCAATAATGTGGATATTCGCATTCCCCGCGGCAAAGTCACGGGCATTATGGGGCCTTCCGGTTGCGGCAAGACGACGCTGTTGCGCCTGATGGGCATGCAATTGCGCCCCTCCGCCGGTGAAGTCTGGGTCAATGGCCAGAACCTGCCGACCCTCTCGCGCAGCGACCTGTTCGATGCGCGCAAGCACATGGGAGTGCTGTTCCAGAGCGGTGCGTTGTTTACCGATCTCGACGTATTCGAAAACGTGGCGTTCCCGCTGCGGGTGCACACACAGCTGTCCGATGAGATGATTCGTGACATTGTGTTGCTGAAATTGCAGGCCGTAGGGCTGCGCGGTGCCATCGATTTGATGCCCGACGAGCTGTCCGGTGGCATGAAGCGTCGTGTCGCCCTGGCGCGTGCGATCGCCCTCGACCCGCAAATTCTCATGTACGACGAGCCTTTCGTTGGCCAGGACCCGATCGCCATGGGCGTCCTGGTGCGCCTGATCCGCCTGCTCAACGACGCACTGGGTATCACCAGTATCGTGGTCTCCCACGACCTGGCCGAGACCGCGAGCATCGCCGACTACCTTTATGTCGTGGGCGATGGCCAGGTGTTGGGGCAGGGCACGCCTGAAGAGCTGATGAACGCTGATAACCCGCGCATTCGCCAATTCATGACCGGCGATCCCGATGGCCCGGTGCCTTTTCACTTTCCGGCAGCGGACTACCGCTCAGATCTTCTGGGGAAGCGCTGA